A stretch of the Pongo pygmaeus isolate AG05252 chromosome 16, NHGRI_mPonPyg2-v2.0_pri, whole genome shotgun sequence genome encodes the following:
- the DLL4 gene encoding delta-like protein 4, which translates to MAAASRSASGWALLLLVALWQQRAAGSGVFQLQLQEFINERGVLASGRPCEPGCRTFFRVCLKHFQAVVSPGPCTFGSVSTPVLGTNSFAVRDDSSGGGRNPLQLPFNFTWPGTFSLIIEAWHAPGDDLRPEALPPDALISKIAIQGSLAVGQNWLLDEQTSTLTRLRYSYRVICSDNYYGDNCSRLCKKRNDHFGHYVCQPDGNLSCLPGWTGEYCQQPICLSGCHEQNGYCSKPAECLCRPGWQGRLCNECIPHNGCRHGTCSTPWQCTCDEGWGGLFCDQDLNYCTHHSPCKNGATCSNSGQRSYTCTCRPGYTGVDCELELSECDSNPCRNGGSCKDQEDGYHCLCPPGYYGLHCEHSTLSCADSPCFNGGSCRERNQGASYACECPPNFTGSNCEKKVDRCTSNPCANGGQCLNRGPSRMCRCRPGFMGTYCERHVSDCARNPCAHGGTCHDLENGLMCTCPAGFSGRRCEVRTSIDACASSPCFNRATCYTDLSTDTFVCNCPYGFVGSRCEFPVGLPPSFPWVAVSLGVGLAVLLVLLGMVAVAVRQLRLRRPDDGSREAMNNLSDFQKDNLIPAAQLKNTNQKKELEVDCGLDKSNCGKQQNHTLDYNLAPGPLGRGTMPGKFPHSDKSLGEKAPLRLHSEKPECRISAICSPRDSMYQSVCLISEERNECVIATEV; encoded by the exons ATGGCGGCAGCGTCCCGGAGCGCCTCTGGCTGGGCGCTACTGCTGCTGGTGGCACTTTGGCAGCAG CGCGCGGCCGGCTCCGGCGTCTTCCAGCTGCAGCTGCAGGAGTTCATCAACGAGCGCGGCGTACTGGCCAGTGGGCGGCCTTGCGAGCCCGGCTGCCGGACTTTCTTCCGCGTCTGCCTTAAGCACTTCCAGGCGGTCGTCTCGCCCGGACCCTGCACCTTCGGGAGCGTCTCCACGCCGGTATTGGGCACCAACTCCTTCGCTGTCCGGGACGACAGTAGCGGCGGGGGGCGCAACCCTCTCCAACTGCCCTTCAATTTCACCTGGCCG GGTACCTTCTCACTCATCATCGAAGCTTGGCACGCGCCAGGAGACGACCTGCGGCCAG AGGCCTTGCCACCAGATGCACTCATCAGCAAGATCGCCATCCAGGGCTCCCTAGCTGTGGGTCAGAACTGGTTATTGGATGAGCAAACCAGCACCCTCACAAGGCTGCGCTACTCTTACCGGGTCATCTGCAGTGACAACTACTATGGAGACAACTGCTCCCGCCTGTGCAAGAAGCGCAATGACCACTTCGGCCACTATGTGTGCCAGCCAGATGGCAACTTGTCCTGCCTGCCCGGTTGGACTGGGGAATACTGCCAACAAC CTATCTGTCTTTCGGGCTGTCATGAACAGAATGGCTACTGCAGCAAGCCAGCAGAGTGCCT CTGCCGCCCAGGCTGGCAGGGCCGGCTGTGTAACGAATGCATCCCCCACAATGGCTGTCGCCACGGCACCTGCAGCACTCCCTGGCAATGTACTTGTGatgagggctggggaggcctgttTTGTGACCAAG ATCTCAACTACTGCACCCACCACTCCCCATGCAAGAATGGGGCAACGTGCTCCAACAGTGGGCAGCGAAGCTACACCTGcacctgtcgcccaggctacactGGTGTGGACTGTGAGCTGGAGCTCAGTGAGTGTGACAGCAACCCCTGTCGCAATGGAGGCAGCTGTAAG GACCAGGAGGATGGCTACCACTGCCTGTGTCCTCCGGGCTACTATGGCCTGCATTGTGAACACAGCACCTTGAGCTGCGCCGACTCCCCCTGCTTCAATGGGGGCTCCTGCCGGGAACGCAACCAGGGGGCCAGCTATGCTTGTGAATGTCCCCCCAACTTCACTGGCTCCAACTGCGAGAAGAAAGTGGACAGGTGCACCAGCAACCCGTGTGCCAACG GGGGACAGTGCCTGAACCGAGGTCCAAGCCGCATGTGCCGCTGCCGTCCTGGATTCATGGGCACCTACTGTGAACGCCACGTCAGCGACTGTGCCCGTAACCCTTGTGCCCACGGTGGCACTTGCCATGACCTGGAGAATGGGCTCATGTGCACCTGCCCTGCCGGCTTCTCTGGCCGGCGCTGTGAGGTGCGGACATCCATCGATGCCTGTGCCTCGAGTCCCTGCTTCAACAGGGCCACCTGCTACACTGACCTCTCCACAGACACCTTCGTGTGCAACTGCCCTTATGGCTTTGTGGGCAGCCGCTGCGAGTTCCCCGTGGGCTTGCCGCCCAGCTTCCCCTGGGTGGCCGTTTCGCTGGGCGTGGGGCTGGCAGTGCTGCTGgtactgctgggcatggtggcagtggcTGTGCGGCAGCTGCGGCTTCGACGGCCAGACGACGGCAGCAGGGAGGCCATGAACAACTTGTCGGACTTCCAGAAGGACAACCTGATTCCTGCCGCCCAACTTAAAAACACAAACCAGAAGAAGGAGCTGGAAGTGGACTGTGGCCTGGACAAGTCCAACTGTGGCAAACAGCAAAACCATACATTGGACTATAATCTGGCCCCAGGGCCCCTGGGGCGGGGGACCATGCCAGGAAAGTTTCCCCACAGTGACAAGAGCTTAGGGGAGAAGGCGCCACTGCGGTTACACAG TGAAAAGCCAGAGTGTCGGATATCAGCGATATGCTCCCCCAGGGACTCCATGTACCAGTCTGTGTGTTTGATATCAGAGGAGAGGAACGAATGTGTCATTGCCACGGAG GTATAA